A single region of the Halorussus gelatinilyticus genome encodes:
- a CDS encoding asparaginase, with protein MIPQVHVVATGGTIASTPDEDGAAPSMDGEELLVSVPDLASYADLSVESVSQVPGFDVDFEIMAEVAERAREAAADGADAVVVTHGTDTMAETAYFLDLTCSLSVPVVVTGAQRRLDEPSSDAPANLLAAARGAAHSRVGEGVFLAFDDELHAARDVRKVHSHKLAAFASPNDGPVATLTRDEIRFHREPQSESVYLPVARSDANVTAPDTRVEMVVSAAGVDGRQVEHAVESGADGLVLAGTGLGNATSDLGEAVADAIDAGVPVVLTSRTGAGTTGAVYGTAGGGQTLQDRGAIPGGDLAPWKARVKLALALDAIENPEEAAQYFADSATSVRD; from the coding sequence ATGATTCCGCAAGTTCACGTCGTCGCGACCGGCGGCACCATCGCAAGCACGCCCGACGAGGACGGGGCCGCGCCGAGCATGGACGGCGAGGAACTCCTCGTCTCGGTACCGGACCTCGCCTCCTACGCCGACTTGAGCGTCGAATCCGTCTCGCAGGTGCCGGGGTTCGACGTGGATTTCGAGATAATGGCCGAGGTCGCCGAGCGCGCCCGCGAGGCCGCCGCGGACGGTGCGGACGCCGTCGTCGTGACCCACGGCACCGACACGATGGCCGAGACCGCCTACTTCCTCGACCTGACCTGCTCGCTCTCGGTCCCGGTGGTCGTCACTGGCGCACAGCGCCGACTGGACGAGCCGAGTTCCGACGCGCCCGCGAACCTGCTCGCGGCCGCTCGCGGGGCCGCCCACTCGCGGGTCGGCGAGGGCGTCTTCCTCGCGTTCGACGACGAACTCCACGCCGCCCGCGACGTGCGGAAGGTACACAGCCACAAACTGGCCGCGTTCGCCTCGCCGAACGACGGTCCGGTCGCCACGCTGACCCGCGACGAGATTCGCTTCCACCGAGAACCGCAGAGCGAGTCGGTCTACCTTCCGGTGGCGAGAAGCGACGCGAACGTCACGGCCCCCGACACCCGCGTCGAGATGGTCGTCTCGGCGGCGGGCGTGGACGGCCGGCAAGTCGAGCACGCGGTCGAATCCGGCGCGGACGGTCTCGTCCTCGCGGGGACCGGTCTCGGCAACGCGACGAGCGACCTCGGCGAGGCCGTCGCGGACGCCATCGACGCGGGCGTCCCCGTCGTCCTCACGTCCCGAACCGGCGCGGGGACCACCGGCGCGGTCTACGGCACCGCGGGCGGCGGCCAGACGCTACAGGACCGCGGAGCGATTCCCGGCGGCGACCTCGCGCCGTGGAAGGCGCGGGTGAAGCTGGCGCTGGCGCTGGACGCGATCGAGAACCCGGAGGAAGCGGCGCAGTACTTCGCCGATTCGGCGACGTCCGTGCGAGACTAA
- a CDS encoding MSCRAMM family adhesin SdrC, whose translation MRDDRDDRRDGDDRRDGEDRRDDREPERLDDRVEDLEARVRDLRTELGRPPEGPLGLPRPPTPREVLSFTGEYAIPTAIAMLEANVRALRALQQVIRLLDPERSAVGEERDRLQGRAADASRLTLDRLESALEDVETTIRESDLPREDAARDILDDARRINREIRDRVDRERSEVEESRRRERDIDREQWRDGERGSDGARDDRQGNDGPDADLEGGTTIELTDESEDRPDAEDSDDELGAEDDDDRAEVDVEAELESIKDEMERRKNPDGASPASAGEVADEDERANPDDASDADDVGASDADDSPGDASGGDDSDGE comes from the coding sequence ATGAGAGACGACCGCGACGACCGACGCGACGGCGACGACCGACGCGACGGCGAGGACCGGCGCGACGACCGGGAACCCGAGCGACTCGACGACCGCGTCGAGGACCTCGAAGCACGCGTCCGGGACCTCCGAACCGAGTTGGGCCGACCGCCGGAGGGACCGCTCGGCCTTCCCCGCCCGCCGACGCCCCGCGAGGTGCTGTCGTTCACCGGCGAGTACGCGATTCCGACCGCCATCGCCATGCTGGAGGCCAACGTCCGGGCGCTGAGGGCGCTCCAGCAGGTCATCCGCCTGCTCGACCCCGAGCGGAGCGCCGTCGGCGAGGAGCGCGACCGACTTCAGGGCCGGGCGGCCGACGCGAGCAGACTCACGCTCGACCGCCTCGAATCGGCGCTCGAAGACGTGGAGACGACGATTCGCGAGAGCGACCTGCCGCGCGAGGACGCCGCGCGCGACATCCTCGACGACGCCCGGCGCATCAACCGCGAGATTCGGGACCGCGTGGACCGCGAGCGAAGCGAAGTCGAGGAGTCCCGCCGGCGCGAGCGCGACATCGACCGCGAGCAGTGGCGCGACGGCGAGCGAGGGTCGGACGGCGCGCGCGACGACCGACAGGGGAACGACGGCCCCGACGCCGACTTGGAGGGCGGTACGACCATCGAACTCACCGACGAGAGCGAGGACCGACCCGACGCAGAGGATTCGGACGACGAACTCGGTGCGGAGGACGACGACGACCGCGCCGAGGTGGACGTCGAGGCCGAACTCGAGTCCATCAAAGACGAGATGGAGCGCCGGAAGAACCCCGACGGTGCGTCTCCGGCGTCCGCCGGAGAGGTGGCGGACGAGGACGAGAGAGCGAACCCCGACGACGCGAGCGACGCGGACGACGTCGGGGCGAGTGACGCCGACGACTCCCCGGGGGACGCCTCCGGGGGCGACGATTCCGACGGCGAATAG
- a CDS encoding thiolase C-terminal domain-containing protein has product MDRVAIIGASMTEFGERDAWLRELLAQAGRECLADADVAPDDVDHLYVSNMASGEFEGQTGVPNALAHDLGAMPAYTQRVDQTSASGGAGIYAAWQSVASGASEMTLLVGGEKMTHRTTAEATDVIASLTHPVEYKHGVTLPSFAGLTARRYLHEYDAPRESLAKVAVKNHKNGLDNPHAQFRKEVDLETVMESPIVADPLRLYDFCPITDGSAGLLFCPEEVAEEYVPEDEYTVVSGIGGATDTHVVHERDDPTVMGAAVESSDTAYEMADRDPDDVDVAELHDMFTILEFLQSEAVGFFEQGEGWKAVEEGVTDRDGELPINTSGGLKSKGHPLGASGVAQAYEIHKQLLDEAGERQVEAEVGLACNVGGFGNCVTTTILEEP; this is encoded by the coding sequence ATGGACCGAGTCGCAATCATCGGAGCCTCGATGACCGAGTTCGGGGAGCGCGACGCGTGGCTGCGCGAGTTGCTGGCGCAGGCCGGCCGCGAGTGCCTCGCCGACGCGGACGTGGCTCCCGACGACGTGGACCACCTGTACGTCTCGAACATGGCCAGCGGCGAGTTCGAGGGCCAGACCGGCGTGCCGAACGCGCTGGCCCACGACCTCGGGGCGATGCCGGCCTACACCCAGCGCGTGGACCAGACCAGCGCCTCGGGCGGCGCGGGCATCTACGCCGCGTGGCAGTCGGTCGCCTCGGGCGCGAGCGAGATGACCTTGCTCGTCGGGGGCGAGAAGATGACCCACCGCACGACCGCGGAGGCGACGGACGTCATCGCGTCGCTCACGCATCCCGTCGAGTACAAGCACGGCGTCACGCTCCCGAGTTTCGCGGGTCTCACCGCGCGCCGGTACCTCCACGAGTACGACGCGCCCCGCGAGAGTCTGGCGAAGGTCGCGGTGAAGAACCACAAGAACGGACTCGACAACCCCCACGCCCAGTTCCGGAAGGAGGTCGATTTGGAGACCGTGATGGAGTCGCCCATCGTGGCCGACCCCCTGCGGCTCTACGACTTCTGTCCCATCACCGACGGGAGCGCGGGTCTGCTGTTCTGCCCCGAGGAGGTCGCCGAGGAGTACGTCCCCGAGGACGAGTACACCGTCGTCTCGGGCATCGGCGGCGCGACCGACACCCACGTCGTCCACGAGCGCGACGACCCGACCGTCATGGGCGCGGCCGTCGAGAGTTCCGACACGGCCTACGAGATGGCCGACCGGGACCCGGACGACGTGGACGTGGCGGAACTCCACGACATGTTCACCATCCTCGAGTTCCTCCAGAGCGAGGCCGTCGGCTTCTTCGAGCAGGGCGAGGGCTGGAAGGCCGTCGAGGAGGGCGTCACCGACCGCGACGGCGAGTTGCCCATCAACACCTCGGGCGGCCTCAAGTCGAAGGGCCACCCGCTCGGCGCGAGCGGCGTCGCACAGGCCTACGAGATTCACAAACAGCTGCTCGATGAGGCCGGGGAGCGGCAGGTCGAGGCCGAGGTCGGACTGGCCTGCAACGTCGGCGGGTTCGGTAACTGCGTGACCACCACGATTCTGGAGGAACCCTGA
- a CDS encoding NADH:flavin oxidoreductase/NADH oxidase: MTDDLFAPLSIRGTEIRNRVMVSPMCQYSCERDGLATDWHETHLGSRATGGAGIVMTEATAVEPRGRISPNDLGIWSDDHADALAPVADFVSERGATPAIQLAHAGRKASKTPPWDGSEPLQPDEGGWETVAPSAEPYPYADDEPPRTARMDEDDIEAVVDAFVAGAERALDAGFEIAEVHAAHGYLLHEFLSPVTNHRDDEYGGDFESRTRLVREITAAVREVWPGDKPVFVRVSATDWLPDRESWTVEDTAELAPLLAEAGADLVDVSSGGIHPDQRVPDAGANYQVPYAERVGEATEALVGAVGGITEPKQADALIRNDRADLAIVGREHLRDPYFALHAAEELGADERVEWPIQYRRAVGK, encoded by the coding sequence ATGACCGACGACCTCTTCGCTCCGCTGTCGATTCGCGGCACGGAAATCCGAAATCGCGTGATGGTCTCGCCGATGTGCCAGTACTCCTGCGAGCGCGACGGTCTCGCCACCGACTGGCACGAGACTCACCTCGGGAGTCGCGCGACCGGCGGCGCGGGAATCGTGATGACCGAGGCCACCGCGGTCGAACCCCGCGGCCGCATCTCGCCGAACGACCTCGGTATCTGGAGCGACGACCACGCCGACGCGCTCGCGCCCGTCGCCGACTTCGTCTCCGAGCGAGGAGCGACCCCCGCGATTCAACTCGCCCACGCGGGCCGGAAGGCCAGCAAGACTCCGCCGTGGGACGGGAGCGAACCGCTCCAACCCGACGAGGGCGGATGGGAGACGGTCGCGCCGAGCGCGGAGCCGTACCCCTACGCAGACGACGAGCCGCCTCGGACCGCACGAATGGACGAGGACGACATCGAGGCGGTCGTAGACGCCTTCGTCGCCGGGGCCGAGCGCGCGCTCGACGCCGGCTTCGAAATCGCGGAGGTCCACGCCGCTCACGGCTACCTGCTCCACGAGTTCCTCTCGCCCGTCACGAACCACCGCGACGACGAGTACGGCGGCGACTTCGAGAGTCGGACCCGACTCGTCCGCGAGATTACGGCCGCGGTCCGCGAGGTCTGGCCGGGCGACAAGCCGGTCTTCGTCCGGGTCTCGGCGACCGACTGGCTCCCCGACCGCGAGTCGTGGACCGTCGAGGACACCGCCGAACTCGCGCCGCTGCTCGCCGAGGCGGGCGCGGACCTCGTGGACGTGAGTTCGGGCGGCATCCACCCCGACCAGCGGGTGCCCGACGCCGGCGCGAACTATCAGGTGCCCTACGCCGAGCGCGTCGGCGAGGCGACCGAGGCGCTGGTCGGTGCCGTCGGCGGCATCACCGAACCCAAGCAGGCCGACGCGCTGATTCGCAACGACCGCGCGGACCTCGCCATCGTCGGCCGGGAACACCTGCGGGACCCCTACTTCGCGCTCCACGCGGCCGAGGAGTTGGGTGCCGACGAGCGCGTCGAGTGGCCGATTCAGTACCGGCGCGCGGTCGGTAAGTAG
- a CDS encoding metal-dependent hydrolase, translating to MFPLGHYGLALACYSVVGYALLRRGYARDALSGGGIVLSYSLFPDLDGQFEFLVHRGVTHTVWFAAAVGVLCALAVASSLRTRPRRDALRGALWAFFLGSFAVAVHLLADLLNPWGVMPVYPLSPALYSLDLVRATNDAANYAMLAFGVGCATAAWVAARTPETDASLVGRLYRRLRRRKGASE from the coding sequence ATGTTCCCGCTGGGCCACTACGGGTTGGCGCTCGCGTGCTACTCGGTGGTCGGGTACGCCCTGCTCAGGCGCGGCTACGCGCGGGACGCGCTCTCGGGCGGCGGTATCGTCCTCTCCTATTCGCTGTTCCCGGACTTGGACGGCCAGTTCGAGTTTCTGGTCCACCGCGGCGTGACCCACACCGTCTGGTTCGCCGCGGCGGTCGGCGTCCTCTGTGCGCTGGCGGTCGCGTCGTCGCTCCGGACGCGGCCGCGGCGCGACGCCCTCCGCGGGGCGCTCTGGGCGTTCTTCCTCGGGAGTTTCGCGGTCGCGGTCCACCTGCTCGCGGACCTGCTCAACCCGTGGGGCGTGATGCCCGTCTACCCGCTCTCGCCCGCGCTCTACTCGCTGGACCTCGTGCGCGCGACCAACGACGCCGCTAACTACGCGATGCTCGCGTTCGGCGTCGGGTGCGCGACGGCCGCGTGGGTCGCGGCCCGCACCCCCGAGACCGACGCGTCGCTCGTCGGGCGACTCTACCGCCGACTCCGGCGGAGAAAGGGCGCGTCCGAGTAA
- a CDS encoding translation initiation factor, whose amino-acid sequence MGEDKDISDVAGLPDELGIDEDLGRAEQRLTVRTEERTYGKAMTIVEGFDDSSVDLSDLASQLKSQLATGGTVDDGRIELQGDHRERAADLLSDEGFQVEG is encoded by the coding sequence ATGGGGGAAGACAAAGACATCAGCGACGTCGCGGGGCTTCCGGACGAGTTGGGAATCGACGAGGACCTTGGACGTGCCGAACAGCGTCTCACGGTCCGGACCGAGGAGCGAACCTACGGCAAGGCGATGACTATCGTGGAGGGGTTCGACGACTCGTCGGTCGATTTGAGCGACCTCGCCTCGCAACTCAAGAGCCAACTCGCCACCGGCGGCACCGTGGACGACGGCCGCATCGAACTACAGGGGGACCACCGCGAGCGCGCGGCCGACCTGCTCAGCGACGAGGGCTTTCAGGTCGAAGGGTAG
- a CDS encoding GNAT family N-acetyltransferase — protein MEYRPLPDDRKTQFQDYLHYGFSLEDGPQSDHETDPDERAGEERALFDGDEMLCVCRHYWFRTRVRGRWCEMPGLSAVASPPEHRREGNVSRLLAESLAEYRERGDFLTALWAFEHPFYERHGWGLATKFVEYECDPDALAFTRESPLAGGTFRKLEADDYDILDSVHAAAHEGYDLAIDRTEEWWREKIFDNWRGDPYVYGWADDAGEVRGYVVYHVRDDDEGKRLQAKELVAADREARTNLLRFLANHDSQVERVSFYDPNETTLLDAARDPGDVDCEVHPGPMVRVVDVPTAIEALDYPLDLDAEFTVAVSDPLADWNDGTFRVAVADGRATCEPTDGPTDGPDGPAATDAAVATDSDVTTGIGALSQVFVGYHSVEDAETLADLEIRTPDARDALAAMFPERDVFLHEGF, from the coding sequence ATGGAATATCGGCCACTTCCGGACGACCGGAAGACGCAGTTTCAGGACTACCTCCACTACGGCTTCAGTCTCGAAGACGGACCCCAAAGTGACCACGAGACGGACCCCGACGAGCGCGCCGGCGAGGAGCGGGCGCTGTTCGACGGCGACGAGATGCTGTGCGTCTGTCGGCACTACTGGTTCCGGACGCGCGTCCGGGGTCGCTGGTGCGAGATGCCCGGCCTGTCTGCGGTGGCCTCGCCGCCGGAACACCGCCGGGAGGGCAACGTCAGCCGACTGCTCGCCGAGTCGCTGGCGGAGTACCGCGAGCGCGGCGACTTCCTGACGGCGCTGTGGGCGTTCGAGCATCCCTTCTACGAGCGCCACGGCTGGGGGCTGGCGACCAAGTTCGTAGAGTACGAGTGCGACCCCGACGCGCTCGCGTTCACCAGAGAGTCGCCGCTCGCCGGCGGGACCTTCCGAAAACTGGAGGCGGACGACTACGACATCCTCGATTCGGTCCACGCGGCGGCCCACGAGGGCTACGACCTCGCCATCGACCGGACCGAGGAGTGGTGGCGCGAGAAGATATTCGACAACTGGCGGGGCGACCCCTACGTCTACGGGTGGGCGGACGACGCGGGCGAGGTCCGCGGATACGTCGTCTACCACGTCCGGGACGACGACGAGGGCAAGCGACTACAGGCCAAGGAGTTGGTCGCCGCCGACCGCGAGGCGCGGACCAACCTCCTGCGCTTTCTCGCCAACCACGACTCGCAGGTAGAGCGCGTGTCGTTCTACGACCCGAACGAGACGACTCTCCTCGACGCGGCCCGCGACCCCGGCGACGTCGACTGCGAGGTCCATCCCGGCCCGATGGTCCGCGTCGTGGACGTGCCGACCGCTATCGAGGCGCTGGACTATCCGCTGGACCTCGACGCCGAGTTCACCGTCGCCGTCTCGGACCCGCTCGCCGACTGGAACGACGGAACCTTCCGCGTCGCCGTCGCGGACGGTCGGGCGACCTGCGAACCGACGGACGGCCCGACCGACGGACCGGACGGGCCTGCCGCGACCGATGCGGCTGTCGCGACCGACTCGGACGTGACGACCGGTATCGGCGCGCTCTCGCAGGTCTTCGTCGGGTACCACTCGGTCGAAGACGCCGAGACGCTCGCGGACCTCGAAATCCGGACGCCCGACGCCCGCGACGCGCTCGCGGCGATGTTCCCCGAGCGCGACGTGTTCCTGCACGAGGGGTTCTGA
- a CDS encoding Zn-ribbon domain-containing OB-fold protein, with protein MSLSAYRCPNGHVTYPGHELCPDCGEEQTDEIDLSDETGTVVTWTESTATPPGVRQPNSLAIVEFEVEGESVRAIGQLTEDTEVEIGDEVRPVYAEELRDPDAGIREKASQEWDGYRFETV; from the coding sequence ATGAGCCTGAGCGCCTACCGGTGCCCGAACGGGCACGTGACTTATCCGGGCCACGAACTGTGTCCCGACTGCGGCGAGGAACAGACCGACGAAATCGACCTGAGCGACGAGACGGGGACGGTCGTGACGTGGACCGAGAGTACCGCGACCCCGCCGGGCGTCCGGCAACCGAACTCGCTGGCCATCGTGGAGTTCGAAGTAGAGGGCGAGTCGGTGCGCGCCATCGGCCAGTTGACCGAGGACACTGAAGTCGAAATCGGCGACGAAGTGCGGCCGGTGTACGCCGAGGAGTTGCGCGACCCCGACGCCGGTATCCGGGAGAAGGCGAGTCAGGAGTGGGACGGGTATCGGTTCGAGACAGTTTGA
- a CDS encoding MaoC/PaaZ C-terminal domain-containing protein — translation MTRPSEGDTRTFERTFTPEDVRQFAEVSGDEQPRHLEPDDRGRLLVHGLLTATMPTKIGGDMEVLGRTMNFAFQKPVYTGETVTCEMTVEEVAERSDRYDLSAAVACENEEGETVLTGTVEGLVWK, via the coding sequence ATGACTCGACCCTCCGAAGGCGACACACGGACCTTCGAGCGCACATTCACGCCAGAGGACGTGCGGCAGTTCGCCGAAGTCTCCGGCGACGAGCAACCGCGCCACCTCGAACCCGACGACCGCGGCCGCCTGCTGGTCCACGGCCTGCTCACGGCGACGATGCCGACCAAAATCGGCGGGGACATGGAAGTCCTCGGGCGGACGATGAACTTCGCGTTCCAGAAGCCGGTCTACACCGGCGAGACCGTGACCTGCGAGATGACCGTCGAGGAAGTCGCCGAGCGGTCCGACCGCTACGACCTCTCGGCCGCCGTCGCCTGCGAGAACGAGGAGGGCGAGACGGTGCTGACCGGCACGGTCGAGGGTCTGGTCTGGAAGTGA
- a CDS encoding sensor histidine kinase has product MSSNSDARRLLPGEQIPPLLVGLGGLFFVLFLAGQYVFYRGQFGLSKGLLISFSLYVLFIAALIGGGYWLGRSDLSPKRYPRIGGWVLGSLSFFLVINLAIMASWTGGTTPFRFSWGLWAANVGASGGLLVGCVEARAIQRELEAQRASIRAEQAESQRQWFDYLNGLLRHEVLNTTNVIVGYASLLLEDDDLDESTRTALERIHRQGRDMTKVIRDVQILIELTHDDADLRPVDLCDVLADELRAIGENYDAVEIETAIPESLLVTADDLLPRVFGNLLRNAVEHHDGDRPLIRVTAERTGETVAVRVADDGPGIPADEHAALFERSENSGATHGLGLYIVQTLTERYDGSVELTETGPEGSVFTVTLPAADRGEAVEEANETVGDSGETVGESNEPVEESSETGDDPGESGGESDELAGEPGETTAEG; this is encoded by the coding sequence ATGTCGTCGAACTCCGACGCTCGTCGGTTACTGCCGGGCGAGCAGATACCGCCGCTTCTGGTCGGTCTCGGGGGACTGTTCTTCGTCCTCTTTCTGGCCGGGCAGTACGTCTTCTACCGGGGGCAGTTCGGTCTCTCGAAAGGACTCCTGATCAGTTTCTCGCTCTACGTACTCTTCATCGCGGCGCTGATAGGTGGCGGCTACTGGCTCGGCAGGAGCGACCTCTCGCCGAAGCGCTACCCTCGAATCGGCGGGTGGGTACTCGGGAGTCTCTCGTTTTTCCTCGTTATCAACCTCGCCATCATGGCGTCGTGGACGGGCGGTACGACGCCGTTTCGGTTCTCGTGGGGACTTTGGGCGGCGAACGTCGGGGCGTCGGGCGGCCTGCTCGTCGGTTGCGTCGAGGCGCGAGCCATCCAGCGCGAACTCGAAGCCCAACGGGCCTCGATACGCGCCGAACAGGCCGAGAGCCAGCGCCAGTGGTTCGACTATCTAAACGGTCTCCTGCGTCACGAAGTGTTGAACACCACGAACGTCATCGTCGGCTACGCGTCGCTCCTCCTCGAAGATGACGACCTCGACGAGAGCACCCGGACCGCCCTCGAACGGATTCACCGACAGGGTCGGGACATGACGAAGGTCATCCGCGACGTGCAGATACTGATAGAACTGACGCACGACGACGCGGACCTGCGACCGGTGGACCTCTGCGACGTACTCGCCGACGAACTGCGAGCAATCGGGGAGAACTACGATGCCGTCGAAATCGAGACCGCGATTCCGGAGTCGCTACTCGTGACCGCGGACGACCTGCTCCCGCGGGTCTTCGGGAACCTGCTCAGGAACGCCGTCGAACACCACGACGGCGACCGACCGCTGATACGAGTGACGGCCGAGCGAACCGGCGAGACGGTCGCGGTCCGGGTCGCCGACGACGGTCCCGGCATTCCGGCCGACGAGCACGCGGCGCTCTTCGAGCGGAGCGAGAACAGCGGCGCGACCCACGGTCTCGGTCTCTACATCGTGCAGACGCTGACCGAGCGCTACGACGGGAGCGTGGAACTGACCGAGACCGGTCCCGAAGGGAGCGTCTTCACGGTCACGCTCCCGGCCGCGGACCGAGGCGAGGCGGTCGAGGAAGCGAACGAGACGGTCGGCGACTCGGGTGAAACAGTCGGCGAATCGAACGAGCCGGTCGAAGAGTCGAGTGAAACAGGCGACGACCCCGGTGAATCAGGCGGCGAGTCCGACGAACTGGCCGGCGAACCCGGCGAAACGACGGCCGAGGGTTAG
- a CDS encoding Sec-independent protein translocase subunit TatA/TatB — protein MLPTPLFGPVPGGMEMMVILLIAVLLFGANKLPKLARSTGQAMGEFKKGREDIERELRESAEGVERAGGTDDALDDETANV, from the coding sequence ATGCTTCCGACACCCCTGTTCGGCCCCGTTCCGGGCGGGATGGAGATGATGGTCATCCTGCTCATCGCCGTCCTGCTGTTCGGCGCGAACAAACTCCCGAAACTCGCGCGCTCGACCGGTCAGGCGATGGGCGAGTTCAAGAAGGGCCGCGAGGACATCGAGCGCGAACTCCGCGAGTCGGCCGAGGGCGTCGAGCGCGCAGGCGGCACCGACGACGCGCTCGACGACGAGACCGCGAACGTCTGA